CGGTGCTTATAATTACGGCTCTTTTCGTTGATCCACGGCTTAGTGTCACGACCTGTGATCTATAAAGATCAACTGATGGGGTAAGCAGCGAGTCTGTGTCATCCCAAAGGAAAACGATCTCATCCTGAGCTTTAAGCTTTCCGGTCGCTTCATGAGCATTGGGTTCATCACCGCTGGGGAGAATATATTCACCCCTCTCATTCATTTCATCGATCTGGAAGGGAAGCGAGACACCATCCATCCGGGTAATCCTTACTGAGCTTATACTGCTGCCGATAAGCTCAGGCAACATCTCCCCGGTCAGTACCACAGGCTCTGCCGTTACAGAGCTGCAAAGAAACCACAGAAATGATACAATTGCGATTATGATTGTTTTTTCCATGGATAAAATATAGCAAATGGCCTCCCCAATGTTTTGTCGGAAAATTTAATAAACCCATACATGCGGTCACCCGTCCAGGATTTTGGCATGTATCGGTTTCAGGCCCTCCACAAGGGCGTCGCTGCAGGAATTCCACTTTCGTATATGCTACATAGTGTCACCAATATGCTACATAGTGTCACCAATATGCTACATAGTGTCACCAGTATGCTACATAGTGTCACCAGTATGCTACATAGTGTCACCAGTATGCTACATAGTGTCACCAGTATGCTACATAGTGTCACCAGTATGCTACATAGTGTCACCAGTATGCTACATAGTGTCACCAGTATGCTACATAGTGTCACCAGTATGCTACATAGTGTCACCAGTATGCTACATAGTGTCACCAGTATGCTACATAGTGTCACCAGTATGCTACATAGTGTCACCGATATGCTACATCATGTCGCGTATTTGTGACATCATGTCGCGTATTTGTGACATCGTGTCGGTTATTTGTGACATTGTGTCGGTTATTTGTGACATCGTGTCGGTTATTTGTGACATCGTGTCGCGTATTTGTGACATCATGTCGCGTATTTGTGACATCATGTCGCGTATTTGTGACATCATGTCGCGTATTTGTGACATCATGTCGGGTATTTGTGACATTATGTCGGGTATTTGTGACATTATGTCGGGTATTTGTGACATTATGTCGGGTATTTGTGACATTATGTCGGGTATTTGTGACATTATGTCGGGTATTTGTGACATTATGTCGGGTATTTGTGACATTATGTCGGGTATTTGTGACATCATGTCGGGTATTTGTGACATCATGTCGGGTGGGAGTGTTTTTTGGGGGTTTTACAGGTAGGGAAAGCATTCAGCTGGCTTCAACTCCCGGATCGGCGGACCACACACC
Above is a genomic segment from Chitinispirillum alkaliphilum containing:
- a CDS encoding Glycerol-3-phosphate ABC transporter, permease protein UgpA, whose translation is MTLCSILVTLCSILVTLCSILVTLCSILVTLCSILVTLCSILVTLCSILVTLCSILVTLCSILVTLCSILVTLCSILVTLCSILVTLCSILVTLCSIYESGIPAATPLWRA
- a CDS encoding glutamine synthetase family protein, coding for MSRICDIMSRICDIVSVICDIVSVICDIVSVICDIVSRICDIMSRICDIMSRICDIMSRICDIMSGICDIMSGICDIMSGICDIMSGICDIMSGICDIMSGICDIMSGICDIMSGICDIMSGICDIMSGGSVFWGFYR